The genomic DNA TTCCCCGGGAAGCAAACTGAGCAATATCAGATACATGCATTGCCAAAAGATCTGGACCGGCAGGAGTACCAAAGGTGGTACTGAACTTTGTGAAAACTTCAGTCCACGGAGCGGTAAAGAACTCCACCTTGACATCAGGGTTTTCTTCCATGAAATTGCTCACAATTTTTTCCATACCAAACTTGTCCGGCCCCGTCCATCCCCCCCAGAAGCGAATGGTTATTTGATCAGCAGCTGAGGCTACACCAAGCAAAAGAAGAAAGACCACCAAACCACTACCGATCAACCTTCCAATGCCCGTTTTCATACTCCTAAATCCCTCCTTTCTTTATTCTCGCGCCTTTTCAGGCCTATTCCCAAACTTGTTTCTCTACTACAGCCGGAATGCTTCTTCCATCCCTCACTCTCTAACCCCAAGAAGCGCTCTTGCCACTTCGCTATCAGTTACCAACACATTGATATATCCCCCTTGCAGAACCGCCTTAAGAACTTCCACCTTCTCCATAGAACCGGCAATACCAAGAACATGGGGGATTTTCTTGAGCTTCTCTAAGGGAATGCTTATTACCCGGTGGTCAAACACTTCGTCGACCAGAGACCCATCCCGTCTCAGGAAATGGTAGAGGATGTCACCCACCACGTCGTCCCTCTGGAGCACCGCCGCCGAGGCGGGATCGCTCAGGAAAAACCTGGGAACGATGGATCCGGGTTTTCGGGGATCCCCCATGCCCACAATGGCCACCTGAACCTCATCCCACAGCTCAACCACCCGGCGGACGCTCTGGTCGGAAAAGAGCGCCCGGGCAATATCTTCGCTGTCCACAAGGGCCGGGGCGTAGAGAGGAACGAAGAAACCTCCAATTCTTTTGGCCAGCTGGTACCCGAGCTCATTCACCTGGAAATCCACTTCAACCTGGCCCACCGCCCCGATGAGGGGCACGATGGTGATGGCGACATTCCGCTTGAAGGCATTGAGGGCTTCATATGTCGTTCGCCCCCAGCCGATGCCAAGGACATCACCATCCCGAAGGACGGACTCAAGGTACCGGGCTGCGGCTCTGCCGATGCTCCGGCGGATGAGGTACTGGGACTCAGTCGGCGTGGGAACGACAATGGCTTTCTCAAGGCCAAAGCGCTTGGTAAGCTCCTCTTCAAGGTCGGCGAAGGAAACAGAAGGACTCAAAAGGCGTATCTCCACAATGCCTTCCTTTCGGGCCGCCTCAAGGAGGCGCTGAACCCGGGAGCGGGAGAAACCGAGGTGCTCCGCAATTTCCTCCTGGGTGAGGCCATCCTCGTAGTACAGGCGGGCAACCTCGTAAAGGAGAAGGAGTTCGTCATTCCCCTCCAGAGTACTCCCTCCTTGAGCATTTGTCCTGAGCAATTGCTCAAAACGATTGTAGGAGAAAATTTTCCCAACGTCAAGGGGGGTGCTTAGGAAATCCGGATACCTCGCCGAGCCGCACGAGTCCACAAAAAAGAGAGCATCTTTCACAAAATCGTCACATTTCCCCCAAAGAATCGCCACAATCCTGCTGTACAGTAGAGGTACAAAAAGAAAAAGGGAGGTTGAGACCATGAAGTCCAAGGTACTCCTTGTCACCCTCGTTGCGGTTTTGGGCCTTTTTGTAACTGCCTCTGCCTTCGCCGGACCACGCTTTGGGAGAGGCTCATGGTGTGAACCGGGGTTTTTCGGAGGCTTCCGAGGCACGCCCTCCCCGGGATTCTGGGGTGTGAATCTCTCCGAAGAGCAGAGAGCGAAAATCCTTGAAATCGAAAAGAACTTTGCCACCCAGGCTGCAAATCTCCGGGCGCAACTCGAGACAAAGATGCTCGAACTCCGGGAGCTCCAGCTCAAGGAAGCCACAGAAGAGAACGCCCAGAGCATCCGGGCAAAAATCGGAGAAATCCTTGCCCTCAGGCAGGAACTTTCTGCCCTCAGAAAGGATATGGTACAGCAAATACTCAACGTACTCACTCCAGAGCAGCTCAAGAGCTTCCCGCCCATTGGACGGGGCATGAGATGGGGTATGGGAAGAGGATGCTTCTAGCAAGTACTCCCTCCTTGGAACTCCACCCCAGGGCCCCCCTCCTTCCCCCCTTGCCCTGGGGTGGAGTTTTTCCTACAATGAAGTGCAATGGGTCGCATCCTCGTTGTCGACGATGAGCAAGCGGTAGGAGAAATCCTCCGCCTCTACTTGGAGCGGGAAGGATTCGAAGTCACCGTGGTGTACGA from Candidatus Caldatribacterium sp. includes the following:
- a CDS encoding sugar-binding transcriptional regulator; the protein is MLRTNAQGGSTLEGNDELLLLYEVARLYYEDGLTQEEIAEHLGFSRSRVQRLLEAARKEGIVEIRLLSPSVSFADLEEELTKRFGLEKAIVVPTPTESQYLIRRSIGRAAARYLESVLRDGDVLGIGWGRTTYEALNAFKRNVAITIVPLIGAVGQVEVDFQVNELGYQLAKRIGGFFVPLYAPALVDSEDIARALFSDQSVRRVVELWDEVQVAIVGMGDPRKPGSIVPRFFLSDPASAAVLQRDDVVGDILYHFLRRDGSLVDEVFDHRVISIPLEKLKKIPHVLGIAGSMEKVEVLKAVLQGGYINVLVTDSEVARALLGVRE
- a CDS encoding Spy/CpxP family protein refolding chaperone — its product is MKSKVLLVTLVAVLGLFVTASAFAGPRFGRGSWCEPGFFGGFRGTPSPGFWGVNLSEEQRAKILEIEKNFATQAANLRAQLETKMLELRELQLKEATEENAQSIRAKIGEILALRQELSALRKDMVQQILNVLTPEQLKSFPPIGRGMRWGMGRGCF